The Planctellipticum variicoloris DNA window CGACGACGTGCCAGATTACGGTATTCGACGACGGAGCGGGATTTTTCTCAGCCCTGGACGTCAACAGCGATCGGCGGATCTCGGTCCGGGAAATGCGGTATGCGGACAAGTCGCTGGCGACCATGCAACGGGACGAGAAGCCGGGGCTGGGAGAACTGGAGCCGGCGCGGCACTATCGGATCGAGTTTTCGCGCGGGGTCTTCAACCCGTTCGGCGTGAGCGATCGCTCGGCGGATCCGCAGGTCGCCACGGCTGCTGCGCGTCCGCGCCCGGTGGGTCCGATCTGGTTTCAGCGCTGGGATCGCAACAACGATGGCGATCTGACGTTCCGGGAATTTCTGGGGCCGCGGGATGCCTTCGAGCAGCTCGACGCGGATGGCGACGACCTGATCGATCCACGGGAAGCGGAGGCCGCCGAACAAATGCGGCGACCGAGCCCAGGGACTCAATCGCCGGGTACGACTTTGAATGAGAACCGGCTGGAAGACGATGGCCGATCAGAACCGACCTCGAATGATTCACGGTAAATATCGCAAATTTTGTAGTTTCAGACCCTGCTTTCGCGGAATCGAGTTCCATGACGAATGCTCCGTTGAATGATGACGCCGCGACAGTTGCCCGGCTGGGCGAGGCGCGACAGAAGATCCGGCAGGAGCTGGCCCGGGTGGTGGTCGGCCAGCACGACGTAATCGACTCGCTGCTGATCGGCATGCTGTGCCGGGGGCATATTCTGCTGCACGGCGTGCCGGGGCTGGGCAAGACGTTGATGGCGCGGACGCTGGCGCGGACGCTGGACATGGAGTTTCGGCGGATTCAGTTTACGCCCGACCTGATGCCGGCCGACATCACGGGCACGGATGTGATGGACGAGGATCCCACGACGGGCAAGCACCGGGTGTCGTTCATGCCGGGGCCGGTCTTCACGAACTTTCTGCTGGCGGACGAGATCAACCGGACGCCCCCGAAGACGCAGGCGGCGCTGTTGCAGGCGATGCAGGAGGGGGAAGTTTCGGTCGGTCGGGAGACGTACCGGCTGAAGCCGCCGTTCTACGTGGTGGCGACGCAGAATCCGATCGAGATGGAAGGGACGTATCCTCTGCCCGAGGCGCAGCTCGACCGGTTCATGTTCAACGTGAAAGTGAAGTATCCGACCGTCGACGAGGAGGTGCAGATCGTCAAAGGGACGACCAGCACGGTGACGGCGCAGGCGTCGCCGGTGCTGACCTCCGAAGACGTGCTGCGGCTGCAGGACCTGGTGCGGGGAGTGCCGATCGCCGATGGCGTGGTGCGGTATGCGGCGCGGCTGGTCTCGGCGACGCGTCCGGGAGTACCGGCGGGGCCGATCGGGGCCAGGTCGCTGGAAGCGATCCACAAGTACATTTCGTGCGGGGCGAGTCCGCGGGCTTCGCAGTACCTGGTGCTGGGGGCGAAGGCGCGGGCCATTCTGGCCGGCAAATATCATGTCGACTTTGCGGATGTCAAAGAGGTCGCACACCCTGTGATGCGGCATCGGCTGGTGCTGAACTTCCACGCCCGGGCCGACAACATCGACAGCGACGGGCTGATCAACCGGCTGCTGGAAGCGGTGCCGACGGAGGACCCCAAGTGACTGCTTCCATCCGTCTGCGTCGCTCGCTGATCCTCGGGAGCTTCCTGTGCTTCGTTGCGGGCTTTTCGATTCTGGCCTCGGCGGATGAGGACGCAGATCGCGAGCGCACGCGCGCGAAGCTGCTGTCGCAGATGCGAGAGATCGCCGGGCAGTCCGTGGTGACGTTCGTGAATGATTCCGCCGGCGGGCAGCCGCGCCTTGTCGACCAGCCGGTCTTCCGCTACGACGATCAGCCGCGACGGTTCATCGACGCCACCGTGTGGGTCTGGACTCACGAAGGGCGACCGGTGGCGCTCGAAAAGATTGAAGCGCGAGAGAACATCAATACCGGCGTCGCGCAGTGGGGCTACTGCTTCACCTCACTCGCGAGCCAGCGAATCAAGGTGGTCTGGGATGAGCGGCGCAGCTATCAGACGCGGGAGCCGGGCCTCCGCTTCCAGCCAGTCCCGGGCGCACCCGCGGTTGCGGAGAAAGGCCTTGTGCGACGGCGACAACTGCGGGAGCTGGCCCGGAACTTCACGGCCCGCATTCTGACCAACCCCGATACGATGAATTCCCAGGAAATGCGACTGCTGGCCACGCCGCTGCTGGAATACGACGACGCGGACGCCAAAACGCCCAAAGGGGCGGTCTTCGCGTTTTCGACCAATGGAACCAACCCCGACTTCGTCCTGGTGCTGGAATCGCGGCCGACGGCCGGGGGGCCTGCCTGGCACTACGCGGCGGCACGCCTGACCACAGGAGGCCTGACCGTCAAGCACCTGGACCAGACCGTCTGGGAAGTTCCTTTCATTTCGCATTACAACCCCTTGCCGACGTGGGCCTTTTTCGATGCGCCCCGCGAACCGGTCGATCCGAAGTGATCGCCGCAGAGAGACCATGATCGACCTCACGCCATCAGCGACTGACCCGGCCTTTTTCTCCCGCCTCGACAATCTCGAGCTGCGGGCGCGGGGGATCGTGGAGGGATTTCTGCACGGGCTGCATCGAAGTCCGTTCGTCGGTTTCAGCGTCGAGTTCGCCTCGCATCGCGAATATGTGCAGGGAGACGATCTGCGGCACGTCAACTGGAAACTGTTCGCGCGGCAGAACCGGCTGTACGTGAAGGAGTTCGACGCCGAGACCAATCTGGAGCTGCAACTGCTGGTCGACGTGAGCGGTTCGATGGAATGCGCGAACACGGGTTGCAGCAAGCTGTCGTATGCGACGACGCTGGCGGCGGCGCTGGCCCACCTGGCGCTCAAGCAGCACGACGCGGTCGGGCTGACGCTGTATGCCGACGAGGTCATTGCTCACATTGAACCGCGGGCCAAACCGCATCAACTGGATGAAATTCTGCGAATGATTGCGACGACCAGATCGCGGCCGAAGTCGGATGCGGCGAGGGCGCTGCCGCAGGCGGCGGAATTGTGCCGGCATCGCGGACTGGTGGTGCTGATCAGCGACTTCTTCGACGATCTGCCGGCGATCACACACGGGCTGGACCAGCTCCGGTTTCGACATCACGAAGTCGTTGCGTTTCAGATCTGGGACGCCTGGGAGCGGCATTTGCCGCTCGACGGGAATATCTGCTTCACAGACCTGGAAACGCGCGGGGAAATCACCACGCATGCCGAAGGGGTGCGGGAGAAGTACCTGCAGGCGGTCGACGACTGGCGCGGGCAGCTTCAGCAGGAGTGTCTGAACCGGGGAGTGGACCGGGTGGAATTGACGACCGACGACCGGCTCGATCAGGCGCTGCTGGATTACCTGGTGCGGCGTTCGCAAATGATCTGAAGTCTGAGACCAGGACTTTCGGACTGGCGAGTGAATTCGTGGACGAAAACCGAGACGGAGGGCTGCGGGCTCTCCAGGACCGAGATCTGACGGAAAACTGCTGATCCATGCCTTCCTTTCTGCAAGCCGTGTTTCTGTCGGGACTGACCGCGCTGGCGGTGCCGATCCTGATCCATCTGTTCTTCCGTCTGAAGACGAAGCGGGTGGAGCTGGGGACGCTCCGTTTTCTGCGGATCGTGCTGGAGGAAAATGCGAGGCGGCGAAAAGTGATGCGGTGGTTTCTGCTGGCGTTGCGCATGGCGCTGGTGGCGCTGCTGGCCATGCTGTTTGCCCGGCCCTATTTCACCTCCGCCGCGACAGGAAGCGACAAGGAACTGGTCGTGGTGCTGATCGACCGGTCGGCGACGATGCAGTTGAAAGGGGAGCAGGGGCGGTTGATCGATCAGGCTGTGGCGGAGGCTCAGGACCTGATCGACCGGGCCGGCCGCGGGGCGCGTGTGGAGGTGGCGTTCTTCGATCATCAGGTGCATCCGCTGCGGAACCCCGAGACCGATCCGGAGGCCAGAGCGGAGTTGCCGCGACTGGCTGCGCCGCAGGAACTGTGGGGGGCGACAAACTACGGCGCCGCGTTCGGCTGGGCGCGCGACATTCTCATCAAGTCCACGGCAGTCTCCCGACAACTGCACCTGTTTACGGATCTGCAGCAGTCGGGTTTGAACTGGACCGAAGTCGAGCCGTTGCCCGCAGGGACGGAGGCCCATCTGCACGATCTGGGGCGGGCCGTGGTGAACAATCTCGCCGTGACAGAAGTCCGCGTGCCGCGCACGTGGATCCGCCCCGACGAATCGACGCGACTCCAGGCGGCGCTGTTGCACGGAGGAAGCTTTGCCCAGCAGGAGGTCTCGGTCGTGGTCGAAATCGGTCGGGCGCCGACGGCGGCCCTGACGACCGGAGCCGCGGAGAAAACGACGGAAACTGCCACGGATTTTTCGAAGTTAGTCGGACGAATCACCCTCCGGGAGCGAGTGAAACTCGAACCGGGAGCGACTGTATTGCTGGACTTCGACCTGCCGGAACTGGAGGCCGGGCTGTGGCGGGGGCGAGTCTTCATCGAACACGAAGATGACTTGCCATTCGACAATGAACGATACTTCGCCATTTCCGCCGCTCCGCCGTATCGAGTCCTGGTCGCCTCCGGTCAGCAGGCCGGAAACCCGCTGCTCAGCGAGACTTACTTTCTGGAGGCCGTCCTGCGACTGGCGCCGCCCGGCGAAATGTACGCCGCCAGCCCATTCGCCCCGGACGCCGTCTCGCTTGATGGAGGCGGACGTCTGCCGACCCTGGACGACTACGACGCGGTGATCCTCGCCGACGTGGCGGGATTGTCCCACGACGAGCTGTCGCGGTTGTCGAGTTTCGTCAAAGCCGGGGGTGGATTGCTGGTCTTCACGGGAGAACTCGTGACGCCCGCTACCGGTGACGCATTCCGGGCGGCGGGACTGGATGCGGGAACGATCGGCGAGCCCCGCTGCGCCCGCGATCTGCCGTGGCGGCTGTCGCGCTGGGACGAAAAGCATCCCATCTTTCAGCCGATGAGCGATCCGCAGCACGGCGACCTGCGGCGCTGGAAGTTCTCAACATGCACGCCGATCGAACCCGCGGCCGATGCCCAGGTTCTCGCAGAGTTCAGCTCAGGGCTGCCGGCGATCCTCGAACGGCAGGTCGGCGAGGGACGGGTATTGTGGGTGACGACCTCCTGCGGTCGGCGGTGGGGCGACTGGAATCTGAGCCGGATGTACCTGCCCACGATTCATCAGTTGCTGGGCTACGAGGTTGGACTGGCGCAAGGCGGACGGGTCCGTTCGCAACTGGTCGATGCGGGCGAACCGGAGGCCGGCGCCGCTGCAGTTGCGGTGACATCCGGGGATCTGCCTGGGATCCGGCAGTTTCCACGATTTGCGGCAGTGACCAATGTCAGTCCGCGGGAGTCGGAAACGGAACGGTGCTCGCAGCAGGACTTCGAGGATCGGTTTGCGGTGCAGTTCCTGGACGAAACTGGAACGGCTGACGCCGGCGCGGAGGCGGCGCCGGCTGGCGTCGAATTCCAGCAGGATGAGCTATGGCCGTGGGTCGCCTGCGGCCTGCTGTGCGTCCTGCTGCTGGAAGGATTTGTCGGGAATCGCACAACGGCGTAGCGGACGAGATGGCCGATTCGTTGACGGGAGTCGAATCATGATCGCAGCAGCACCAGCGGCGCCGCAATTTCTGGACCGCTATCGATCCGTATCGACGCATGCGTTGCGAGTTCGGCTGGCGCAGATCGTGTGCGGCGTTCTACTGATCGTCGCCGCGGGCTGGGGACTGCTGGCCTGGGCGGATTTCGCATGGGAACTCGGACGGCCGCTGCGGATCGCCGGGCTGATCGCCATTGTCGTCGCGGCGGTCGCATACGCAGGCCATCAACTTCTGGCGCTCGTGGGCGAATGGCGCCGGCCGTCGACGGCAGCGGACATTGAAGACGCGTTTCCGGAACTGGGTCAGGCGGTGCGGACGACGGTGCAGTTTGGGGACTGGTCGGAAAGCCGGGTCCAGGCGGAAGGGATTGCGACGACGCTGGTCGCCGCGCTCGCCGAGCGGACCAACCTGCAGACGCGGCCGTTGATCCTGGAAAAAGTCGTCCCGACCCGGACGTTGTGGCTGATGGCCGGGGTGCTGGTCACTGTCTCCGCCCTGTTGGCGGGGGCCGCCGTTGCGAGCTGGGAATGGCGTACGGCGCTGCAGCGATCCTTGCTGGCGGAGTTCCCCTACTCGGAACTGGCGGTGCTGCCTGGCGATGTGACCGTGGACGAAGGAGGCGCCGTCGCTGTCACGGTCCAGGTGACGGGGCGAAATCGGCACGGCATCGTGCTCAATACGCGATCGTCGAGTCATCTCGACTCGACCTGGCAGGAACGGGTGCTGGAGCCGTGGAATGACACGCCACCTTCGGGAACCGGGGAGCAGCAGGCCGTGGGCAGTTCGGACGACGTCCCGCCGACGTCCGTGGCCGCTGCTCCCGGCTTCCCTGACGATGCCGGGCGGCCGCAGGTCCGTCAGACGGCGAGGCTCGACCGACTCACCCGGGAGCTGGAATATCAGGCGAGCACGGGCGACATCTTCAGTCCGATCTACCGGATTTCGCTGCGCAGGCCATTGAAGGTGGAGGAGCTGCAAGTGGAGCTCACGCCGCCGGAGTACACCGGTCAATCGACGAGCACGGTGCTGGACGGCAATCTGAGCGTGCTGCAGGGAACGCAGGCGAGTTATCGGATTCAGTTCGACAAGCCGGTGAAGTCTGCGTCGCTGGAATTCGCGTGGCGTAAACGACTCGCTGAGGACGGCTCCGCCGCTCCCCGCGAGGTCCTTTCGCTGGAGTTCCCCTCAGGCGACGACGAACTCGACCGTCGCACCGGCCATGCGGCGATTACGCTCAACGAGGACGCCAACTTTCGAGTCGTTGCGGACGCTGCGGACGGGACGCGGCTTCCGGAACAGTGGTATCGGATCCGCGTGCGCGAGGACCAGCCTCCGGAGATCTCGTTCGAGTCGCCGGCCGACGCCGTGGAAGTTCACTCGCTGGCCGAACTGCCGATGCGAGTGCGCGTGCAGGACGACTATGGCCTGACTCAGGCGGGCATCATCTTTCAGGTGAATAACGAGCAGGAAGTCCCCCTCGTCCAGGAAGATTTTGCGGTGGTCGCAGCCGCGGCCAAAGAAGTCGAGACCACCGGCAAAGTCAGTCCGACGACGCGCACGGCCCTGGAACGGCTGCTGCCGTTGGAGCACTTTGAGCTGACGCAGAAGGACAGCGTCATGTACTTCGCCTATGCCGAGGACAATCGGCCGAACGCGCCGCAGCGGACGGAGACGGACTTGCGGTTCATCGACATCCGCCCGTTCAAGCGAACGTACCAGGTCTTCGACCCCGACCCCATGAACGGCATGGGCGGCGGGTTCTCGCTCAAGTCGCTGTCGGAGCTGATTCAAAGGCAGCGTTTCGCCTTGAACCGGACGATACAAATCGAAAAACGCGCCGCCGCGGGACGCCCGTCCGACGCCAACGCGATCGATCAGTTGATGCAGTATGAAACGGAACTGGCGAAGAGCACGCGAGACACGGCCCTGGGCCTTGAGTCGCGGGGCTTCGACGATACCGAACTGTTCTACCAGGCGGAGGCAGCGATGCTGCAGGCTGTCGACTCGCTGTC harbors:
- a CDS encoding AAA family ATPase; this encodes MTNAPLNDDAATVARLGEARQKIRQELARVVVGQHDVIDSLLIGMLCRGHILLHGVPGLGKTLMARTLARTLDMEFRRIQFTPDLMPADITGTDVMDEDPTTGKHRVSFMPGPVFTNFLLADEINRTPPKTQAALLQAMQEGEVSVGRETYRLKPPFYVVATQNPIEMEGTYPLPEAQLDRFMFNVKVKYPTVDEEVQIVKGTTSTVTAQASPVLTSEDVLRLQDLVRGVPIADGVVRYAARLVSATRPGVPAGPIGARSLEAIHKYISCGASPRASQYLVLGAKARAILAGKYHVDFADVKEVAHPVMRHRLVLNFHARADNIDSDGLINRLLEAVPTEDPK
- a CDS encoding DUF58 domain-containing protein, producing the protein MIDLTPSATDPAFFSRLDNLELRARGIVEGFLHGLHRSPFVGFSVEFASHREYVQGDDLRHVNWKLFARQNRLYVKEFDAETNLELQLLVDVSGSMECANTGCSKLSYATTLAAALAHLALKQHDAVGLTLYADEVIAHIEPRAKPHQLDEILRMIATTRSRPKSDAARALPQAAELCRHRGLVVLISDFFDDLPAITHGLDQLRFRHHEVVAFQIWDAWERHLPLDGNICFTDLETRGEITTHAEGVREKYLQAVDDWRGQLQQECLNRGVDRVELTTDDRLDQALLDYLVRRSQMI
- a CDS encoding BatA domain-containing protein produces the protein MPSFLQAVFLSGLTALAVPILIHLFFRLKTKRVELGTLRFLRIVLEENARRRKVMRWFLLALRMALVALLAMLFARPYFTSAATGSDKELVVVLIDRSATMQLKGEQGRLIDQAVAEAQDLIDRAGRGARVEVAFFDHQVHPLRNPETDPEARAELPRLAAPQELWGATNYGAAFGWARDILIKSTAVSRQLHLFTDLQQSGLNWTEVEPLPAGTEAHLHDLGRAVVNNLAVTEVRVPRTWIRPDESTRLQAALLHGGSFAQQEVSVVVEIGRAPTAALTTGAAEKTTETATDFSKLVGRITLRERVKLEPGATVLLDFDLPELEAGLWRGRVFIEHEDDLPFDNERYFAISAAPPYRVLVASGQQAGNPLLSETYFLEAVLRLAPPGEMYAASPFAPDAVSLDGGGRLPTLDDYDAVILADVAGLSHDELSRLSSFVKAGGGLLVFTGELVTPATGDAFRAAGLDAGTIGEPRCARDLPWRLSRWDEKHPIFQPMSDPQHGDLRRWKFSTCTPIEPAADAQVLAEFSSGLPAILERQVGEGRVLWVTTSCGRRWGDWNLSRMYLPTIHQLLGYEVGLAQGGRVRSQLVDAGEPEAGAAAVAVTSGDLPGIRQFPRFAAVTNVSPRESETERCSQQDFEDRFAVQFLDETGTADAGAEAAPAGVEFQQDELWPWVACGLLCVLLLEGFVGNRTTA
- a CDS encoding DUF4175 family protein translates to MIAAAPAAPQFLDRYRSVSTHALRVRLAQIVCGVLLIVAAGWGLLAWADFAWELGRPLRIAGLIAIVVAAVAYAGHQLLALVGEWRRPSTAADIEDAFPELGQAVRTTVQFGDWSESRVQAEGIATTLVAALAERTNLQTRPLILEKVVPTRTLWLMAGVLVTVSALLAGAAVASWEWRTALQRSLLAEFPYSELAVLPGDVTVDEGGAVAVTVQVTGRNRHGIVLNTRSSSHLDSTWQERVLEPWNDTPPSGTGEQQAVGSSDDVPPTSVAAAPGFPDDAGRPQVRQTARLDRLTRELEYQASTGDIFSPIYRISLRRPLKVEELQVELTPPEYTGQSTSTVLDGNLSVLQGTQASYRIQFDKPVKSASLEFAWRKRLAEDGSAAPREVLSLEFPSGDDELDRRTGHAAITLNEDANFRVVADAADGTRLPEQWYRIRVREDQPPEISFESPADAVEVHSLAELPMRVRVQDDYGLTQAGIIFQVNNEQEVPLVQEDFAVVAAAAKEVETTGKVSPTTRTALERLLPLEHFELTQKDSVMYFAYAEDNRPNAPQRTETDLRFIDIRPFKRTYQVFDPDPMNGMGGGFSLKSLSELIQRQRFALNRTIQIEKRAAAGRPSDANAIDQLMQYETELAKSTRDTALGLESRGFDDTELFYQAEAAMLQAVDSLSVGKWENATLQMRDALKFLVEQRDLAALGILKNPDPARVAAIRAFDRMQAQKLRRPKTDKEEAKELIRRLEELAGLETAVSNTLKSSTTASPAKSDEEQPPPESEAEKPEAAVPQN